Within Eschrichtius robustus isolate mEscRob2 chromosome X, mEscRob2.pri, whole genome shotgun sequence, the genomic segment ccgaccagggattgaacccgtgccccttgcagtggaagcgcggagccccaaacactggaccgccggggaagccCCAGGAGCAGCTTACAGACGTGTGGGCCGCTGTGTGTGTGGGTGCTGGGCGTGAACAGAGGGGACCTCAGAGGATgcaggcaggaggggagggcagacTGGCCTGCGCCGGGCAGTGGGGGCCCCAGGGCCTGCGCCCATACCTGCTCAAAGGGGCTCTTGTTCTGCACACCCTTGGCCCCTACAAACACCCAGCTGTCCCGGAAGGCCAGGTCCTTGACATTCTTGCTGCCCAGATCGCTGAAAAGCTTCCTGGTCTCTTCATTCATCCTGCCCCACAGAAGGAAGAGATAATGAGCCGTGACCACAGAAGGGTGAGGCCTCGGCCAGCCTCGGCCATTACTTACTTGGTGGCTGGGTCATCGTAGGAAGCCACAAACACCAGGGTGCCTTCATGCAGTGGCCGGATAAACTTCAGTAGATCATTGACATCTGGGGGGACAGTTCCCGTGGAGCATCAGGCACCACTGAGCACCCCTCCCTCACCAAGCCCTGTTctccagatggggaaactaaagTAGTGATCAAGCCAGGGACATGGCCCGGCCAGGGCTGCTGAGTGAGTGCAGGGACCAAATGGTACAAGAAGCCGGGGCCGAAGCCCTGACCGTACACCTGGCCTTCTCCCCGGCTTTTCTGAACCCAAGGAAGCGCTCAAGACGCCCCAGCGAGCGGACAGAGGGAGCAGCTTTCAGGGGGAAGATGCCGTCTTTCTGCCCACAGTCAGAAGGCGGAGGCCGCGGCTTGACTCACCTCCCGCCCACATGTCGAAGGCGCGGGCCTCGATGAGCTCTCCGCTTACCCCTGGTCGGAGGGAAGGATGGGTGCTGCTGGAAGCTTCTCACCTCCCCCCATATTCATGCCCACCGTGCCCCTCGTTCAGACCGCTGGGACCCACCCGAGGCCGTGGAGCTTCTGCTCAGCACTGGGGGCCCTCCAGGGGCTCCCCATGAAGCAGCCTCCCACCTCCTGGAAACTTCCAGTTCTTCACTGCTGCCACGCTCTCGTCCACTGGGTCACCTCTTCTGTGGAGCCTTCAGCTCGCACAGACCCCTTCCCAGGCCCCCCCTGGGAATCCCTGGTGGCGGGGTGGAAGGAGGGCGGCAGGTCACGGCTCAGCTTTGCCTCTCTGCTCCGTGGGCAACTCACCGTTCACCAGGGCGATGTTCAGTCCCCGGCCCACGTTGTCCTTGACACTGCTCATGAGCCTAGCAGGGGGACAGAGCCTTCCAGCGGCACGTCTACCCTGCTCGACTCTGGTCCTCGCagacccagctcccctccccacccccgcccgcctGAGGAGCTCACATCCTGTCCTCCAGGCAGATCTTGGGTCCAATGACGTTGGCAGCCCCGCTGACCATGCGGAAGGCCAGGTGCTCCTCGGGACACGGCTGAGGCAGGCCGCATTTGTACTTCCTGGCCCTCGGCTCTGGGTAGGGACAACAGGGGTGACCCATGGGCCTGGCCCTGGGGGCACCCGAGACCTGAGAGGGGGAGGTCCGGACCAGCCCATAGGGAGGAATGAGTGACCACAGACCAGGGGACTGGCGTGGGGTGGGGACGTGGCTCAGGCCAAGGAAGGGACACTTCCATGGACACTGTATCCCACCGGGGCTGGCCTCAGGGCAAGGTGACAGGGACCCCAGGGAGGCTCTTCGGCCACTggtgggagaagagaaaggaggcagGAGGGCTGGCCTGGGCTGTGGCCCCACCGGGAACAGAggacaggagggaaggaaagcCGCTGGGAGGGCAGGTGCAAGGACCCCGTGGAGAGGGCACGAGGAGGTTGGTCTCTATTACGAGGCGACCTGTGTCCCCACAAAAGATGTTCTCAAGTCCCaactcccaggacctcagaacgTGATCCTCTGTGGAAACAGGGTCATTGAAGTTATAATTcgttaagatgagatcatcctggaatAGAGTGGGACCTAAATCTAATGACCCGTGTTCTTACAGAagacagaagagaagacacagacaTGGAGGAGAAGTCCTTGTGaagatggaggtgg encodes:
- the FAM3A gene encoding protein FAM3A isoform X3, which codes for MRLAGPLRIVALVITVGLTWLVASILLGGPGGGFPRIQQLFAGPENSVTAEPRARKYKCGLPQPCPEEHLAFRMVSGAANVIGPKICLEDRMLMSSVKDNVGRGLNIALVNGVSGELIEARAFDMWAGDVNDLLKFIRPLHEGTLVFVASYDDPATKMNEETRKLFSDLGSKNVKDLAFRDSWVFVGAKGVQNKSPFEQHVKNSKHTNKYEGWPEALEMEGCIPRRTTAS